The following are encoded in a window of Castanea sativa cultivar Marrone di Chiusa Pesio chromosome 5, ASM4071231v1 genomic DNA:
- the LOC142633856 gene encoding uncharacterized protein LOC142633856 translates to MDPRLFEAIAKNDQKSFVDLVQENENFLEQRTGGSKGTVLHLASRFGHIELVIEILKLRPMVSAENNKLETPLHEACRRGHTEVLKLLLENNPWAACKLNADNQSAFFIACSHGHVDMVRLLLNQSWLTGLEDEGFDQTCLHVAASRGHTDVVRELLHVFPDLAWKVDRNGYSPLHHACISGHLEITRMLLTVSTDLALQFSSTGYMPLHLVAMNAKTSIFEEFEQMAPISFHHLTREGETVFHLTVKYRHYESFLWLVGAFHNTDLFHRPDQCGNTLLHLAVSRGCDQIVEFLVNKTTVDINSQNREGLTALGILEQAGNTDTFPHVKAMLESASGIDMRILRSKEVEGTNPGIVGLDNVSRLPITKDFGDPPNQGNSVVNIQKFFTSQVEEIEKIPDDNTELTKPDPSQKKTNSYLINLQRRKVLSRRQRLTDHQSRQHELYREAQQNARNTITLVAILIATVTFAAGLNPPGSIRNSPGCICQQGSIGNSTVARTGRTTAFMVFTISNNLALFTSLCIVIIVVSIIPFQSKLLMRLLVVTHKVMWLAVSFMATSYVAAMWIILPRGLGHGKEWIVAICAGTMGTLFFYQGFMLATHWSRKLKWRKDNGKRRGSTVAPVEGKTQSQSAKPEFKIDIRSHSINSNARDETRPETESISINSDFHSSKDVGYHPY, encoded by the exons ATGGATCCAAGGCTTTTTGAGGCAATtgcaaaaaatgaccaaaagtCCTTCGTCGATTTAGTTCAAGAGAACGAAAACTTTCTGGAACAAAGAACAGGTGGTTCCAAGGGAACGGTGTTACACTTGGCATCAAGATTTGGACACATTGAATTGGTGATCGAAATTTTGAAGCTGCGCCCCATGGTTTCTGCAGAGAATAATAAGTTGGAGACTCCATTGCATGAAGCCTGTAGACGAGGGCATACTGAGGTCCTCAAGCTGCTATTAGAGAACAATCCCTGGGCTGCTTGTAAGCTTAATGCTGATAATCAGAGTGCATTTTTTATAGCTTGCAGTCATGGGCATGTTGACATGGTGAGGCTCCTTTTAAATCAGTCCTGGTTGACAGGGTTAGAAGATGAAGGATTTGATCAAACTTGTCTTCATGTGGCTGCATCCAGAGGGCACACAG ATGTTGTTAGAGAGTTATTACATGTGTTCCCAGATCTTGCTTGGAAGGTTGACAGGAATGGATATTCTCCATTGCACCATGCTTGTATAAGTGGGCATCTGGAAATAACAAGAATGCTCCTAACGGTTAGCACAGACCTCGCTCTGCAGTTCAGTAGCACAGGTTACATGCCACTACATTTGGTAGCGATGAAtgcaaaaacttcaatttttgaagaatttgagcAGATGGCTCCTATATCCTTTCATCATCTCACAAGAGAGGGAGAGACAGTATTTCATTTAACTGTGAAATATAGGCACTACGAGTCTTTCTTATGGTTGGTTGGTGCCTTCCACAACACTGATCTCTTCCACCGTCCAGATCAATGTGGTAACACTCTCTTGCATCTTGCCGTCTCTAGAGGATGCGATCAG ATTGTGGAGTTTTTGGTCAATAAAACAACAGTGGATATCAACTCTCAGAATCGTGAGGGACTCACGGCTCTTGGCATCCTAGAGCAGGCTGGTAATACTGATACATTTCCTCATGTTAAAGCTATGCTAGAGAGTGCGAGTGGTATAGACATGAGAATTTTACGTTCAAAAGAAGTTGAAGGAACTAATCCGGGCATAGTTGGCTTAGATAATGTGTCCAGGTTGCCCATAACAAAGGACTTTGGCGATCCACCCAACCAAGGAAATTCTGTAGTAAATATTCAGAAATTTTTTACTTCTCAAGTTGAGGAGATAGAAAAAATTCCGGATGATAACACAGAATTAACTAAGCCAGATCCTTCACAAAAGAAGACAAATAGCTACTTGATCAATTTGCAGCGACGTAAGGTCCTCAGCAGAAGACAAAGGCTGACTGACCATCAAAGTAGGCAACATGAGCTATACAGGGAGGCCCAACAAAATGCCAGGAACACAATTACACTAGTAGCGATTCTGATTGCGACGGTTACTTTTGCTGCTGGGTTAAACCCTCCTG GGTCGATTAGAAATTCTCCTGGTTGTATTTGCCAGCAAGGGTCAATTGGAAATTCAACAGTGGCAAGAACTGGAAGAACAACAGCTTTCATGGTGTTTACAATAAGCAACAACTTGGCATTGTTCACATCTTTATGCATTGTTATAATTGTAGTCAGTATCATTCCGTTTCAAAGTAAACTACTAATGAGGCTACTGGTTGTTACTCACAAAGTCATGTGGTTGGCTGTCTCGTTCATGGCTACATCTTATGTTGCAGCGATGTGGATAATTTTGCCACGAGGCCTAGGTCATGGGAAAGAATGGATAGTTGCTATCTGTGCTGGGACCATGGGAACTCTTTTCTTCTATCAAGGATTTATGTTGGCTACACACTGGTCTAGGAAATTGAAGTGGAGGAAAGACAATGGTAAAAGGCGAGGGAGTACTGTTGCGCCCGTTGAAGGCAAAACCCAGTCACAATCCGCTAAGCCTGAGTTCAAAATCGACATCCGTTCTCACTCCATAAACTCTAACGCTAGAGACGAAACCCGACCAGAAACCGAATCTATTTCCATCAACTCTGACTTTCATAGTTCTAAAGACGTAGGATATCATCCATACTGA
- the LOC142633921 gene encoding uncharacterized protein LOC142633921: MDQSLLEAIAKNERHTFMNLVRENEEILQQRTVNTLHTPLHLASRFGHIDLVTEIVKLCPDMVAAENSKLETPFHEACRQGNVKVLLLLLDANPWAACKLNSDSQSAFYMACSHGHLNVIKLLLSKPWLQGLEEDNFVQNSLHVAVSRGYTGIVRKILEVCPNFSQRIDRNGYSPLHCSCHRGHVEITRMVLKAGAELALEFNNDGYTPLHLAAMNGNTAILKEFMSMAPTSFQCYTKNGETVFHLIVRYNHYDAFIYLVHAFNDTNIFHCPDQYGNTIFHIAVSGGHHQIVEYLINKTTMDFSFQNHKGLTALDILDQASGNVQIKLIQHQVEKICEIQDNNTSEPECSSRQTNNSLTSTLTSLGQQKRLSERRQGELAELYRSRQSRQDEIYSEAVQNARNTITLVAILIATVTFAAGISPPGGVYQDGPLKGKSMVCQTTAFKVFTLSNNIALFTSLCIVVVLVSIIPFQRKPQMMILKVAHKVMWVAVSFMATAYVAATWVIIPHGKGTEWMFVVLLSIGGGTIGSCFLGLTVMMIEHWLRKQKWSKERKKSGDRLASIRMQTLHSFNSDVESSSHQGYHSY, encoded by the exons ATGGATCAAAGCCTTTTAGAGGCGATTGCTAAAAATGAAAGACACACTTTTATGAATTTAGTTCGCGAGAATGAAGAAATTCTCCAACAAAGAACTGTTAATACATTACACACGCCACTGCACCTGGCCTCAAGATTTGGACATATCGATCTGGTCACAGAAATTGTCAAGTTGTGCCCCGACATGGTTGCAGCTGAGAATAGCAAGCTGGAGACTCCATTTCATGAAGCTTGTCGTCAGGGGAATGTCAAGGTCTTATTGCTGCTATTGGATGCCAATCCTTGGGCAGCTTGTAAGCTTAACTCTGACAGCCAGAGTGCATTTTACATGGCTTGCAGTCATGGGCATCTCAATGTCATCAAGCTCCTTTTGAGTAAGCCTTGGTTGCAGGGGTTGGAAGAAgataattttgttcaaaatagcCTTCATGTTGCTGTGTCAAGAGGATACACAG GTATTGTTAGGAAGATATTAGAGGTGTGCCCAAACTTTTCTCAAAGGATTGACAGGAATGGTTATTCACCATTACACTGCTCTTGTCATAGAGGGCACGTGGAGATAACAAGAATGGTCCTAAAAGCTGGTGCAGAACTTGCTCTGGAATTCAATAATGATGGTTACACACCTCTGCACTTGGCCGCGATGAACGGAAACACTGCTATTCTAAAAGAATTCATGTCTATGGCTCCAACATCTTTTCAGTGTTACACAAAGAATGGAGAGACCGTTTTTCATCTAATTGTGAGATACAACCACTATGATGCTTTCATATACTTGGTGCATGCTTTCAATGATACCAATATCTTCCACTGCCCAGATCAATATGGTAACACCATCTTCCATATTGCAGTCTCTGGAGGTCACCATCAG ATTGTGGAGTACTTGATCAACAAAACAACAATGGATTTCAGTTTCCAGAACCATAAGGGACTCACAGCACTTGACATCCTTGACCAGGCCAGTGGAAATGTGCAAATAAAATTGATCCAGCATCAAGtagaaaaaatttgtgaaattcaGGATAATAACACATCTGAACCAGAGTGCTCATCCAGGCAGACTAATAATTCCCTGACTAGTACCCTGACCAGTTTGGGGCAGCAGAAACGACTCAGTGAAAGACGACAGGGAGAACTAGCAGAACTTTATAGAAGTCGTCAGAGTAGGCAAGATGAGATATATAGTGAAGCAGTTCAGAATGCCAGGAACACAATTACACTAGTGGCTATTTTGATTGCCACAGTTACATTTGCAGCAGGTATAAGCCCTCCTGGTGGCGTTTATCAGGATGGACCACTCAAAGGAAAGTCTATGGTGTGCCAAACAACAGCTTTCAAGGTATTTACATTAAGCAATAATATCGCGTTGTTCACATCTCTGTGTATTGTTGTTGTTCTAGTCAGCATCATTCCTTTCCAAAGAAAACCTCAGATGATGATACTGAAGGTTGCTCACAAGGTCATGTGGGTAGCGGTGTCATTCATGGCAACAGCTTATGTTGCAGCAACATGGGTCATCATTCCCCATGGTAAGGGAACAGAGTGGATGTTTGTAGTTTTATTGTCAATTGGTGGAGGGACTATAGGGTCATGTTTTCTTGGGTTAACTGTTATGATGATAGAACATTGGCTTCGAAAGCAGAAATGGagtaaagagagaaagaaaagcgGTGACAGACTTGCAAGCATCAGGATGCAAACCTTACATTCTTTCAATTCAGATGTTGAGAGTTCCAGCCATCAAGGATATCACTCATACTAA